In the Triticum aestivum cultivar Chinese Spring chromosome 2B, IWGSC CS RefSeq v2.1, whole genome shotgun sequence genome, ATCCATCATCCACTTGGCATCCCCAGTATCATCTTTGCCAATGACCATGgtagcttcaacatcaacaccttggtcaccaaTAGCACTTGAATTGTTCAATCCACTGCATGACTGACTATTGTTTAATTTTCCATTTCCAACGAATTGATTTCTCAAGCGAGGTTTAATTGCCTGTAAACCTTCGATTCCAGCCTGCAGGTGCCACCAAATATCTGCCAATTAGAATACAGAGAAGGCGAGCACCAAATTGAAATACAAAAGTGCAGCTGTCATGGATATACCGTAAAACGCTCCACTGGAAATGCCTTCTTGCCCAACACCTTCTCTGCACCTCCCAAGTTAGGTCTGTCACTGCTTTTGCCTGACAAGTGCAGATTCCTGAATGTTGTATGCCAACATTTGTCTTCCCTACTAATAGGATCACCACTACGAGGAGAAGACCAATCTCCTACTTCTTCTGTCCCTTCAAGTGCGAACAACCAGTTTCTTAACTCAACTGACACATCAAGATCATCTGGCACCCCCAGATCAAACTTCGAATTGCTGTCATTGCCTTCGGATCTTGCTTCTGTAACATTAGGGGATAACGGGATGAGaaacacttttcaaacaatgcaagaaaagaaacaaaacaagaaACAAAGATTTTTATCCACCATCTGAAATAAGGACTTGAACATTTCACCATGTATTGTTTCAGTACTAATAGTAACTAAAGTAGAGCTTTTACAATCTAGAAAGTTGCAGATGCTTGCCTTCCTTGTCAGTGACGTGAGATGGTGTGAACAGTTTCCCGAGTGGACCAGAAGATAAATCCTTCAGGCCTCTCAAGAGGCCTTCCCCTGGACCACCATCAGGCCCGAGAATACCGAAACGATGCAGTAAAGACTCGGTATAACTCAGTCCACCTCCGAGACGGACACCAGATACCTTCGATGATACATTCAAGCTATGGCACTCCATATCCCTCATGTCATAAGGCATTACATGAGTGATGTTTATGTCAATGAATTGAGCACCTGTAGCGTGGTGTTTGCTACGATGGTCAACCCAAAACACCGGTCTCATCTTGGGATGCCCATTTTCACATACCACAACGTTATGTTCACCCGTCATGGCAGTGCCATTCTCATGGATTGTAGCACTTTCTCCTTCCAAACAGTTTACTGAGACAGTTCTCCACATCACGTTAGTTGTGACTGCAAAGGCACCACCTAGAGTGCGATGAGAAACTTTCAGGTAGAGATCCTCTCCACCAAACTGAACCAAGGGCATATGTATGTCTCCCGCTGACAAATGTTCCAAGAAATTGAGCTGGAGACTATTCATAGTTAAGCTCACAGCCGTATCACTGGGAAGTTTTTTCTGAAAATTGTCAACTGAAGGCTCACTATCTTTGCCAGACTTGTTACCTTTACTAACCTTTGAAATTCGTTCTCCAACCTGCCCAAAGTAGCTGTAGAGGCCTAAGACAAAAAAcaactgctcaactgaagtgttgGAGATGAACTGTTGGAAAGCAACACCAATTCTCACAACCCCCTCTGGGGGTGGCAAATCACACAGAGGGCTACCATCTGCGGTAACCATAGCTGCCTCAAATCGAATGTCATCTAATTCAATACATTTCAACACATTTGGAGAGGGATCCCTCACTACTCTCTGTCCATTTGAAGTACTAGAGGTTTCAAGCGAGAGGCTTAGATGAGAAGCTCTACTAACCCACTTCCTCTGGCTGGCATCAACAGGTTGATATTCCCAAAGAAGGAAGCAAGCTGGATCTTTGTCAAGGTTTAGTAGTGAACAGTTTGCTGATGGTGACTCGCTGAAGTGTAGGTCCTCTACATGCAGTCTTGCTCCTGAAAATGATGACTGGGAGCAAGCGGTCTTGGTTCCACTGCACCTTGCAATTTCTTCAGCATCTAACGGAACAGATAGATCGAACTCTTTGAGAGAAAACGACAGGCTGTTAATTGAGGAATCAGCAACTGTGGCACTGTGATTGGGCACAACTCCATCAGCTAAGAATGAGGCAATTCTTAAGCAGGATTGTTCCTGAAGGGTCACCTAAAATGCAAAAATACAGGCAATATTTAATCAAACAGAAAAGTTGAACATTATGTTTCACTGTTAATGTTAAGAAGACACACCATAAGAGGCTGGCATGTGATGACTGTTTTCGAAGCAAACTTTGGAGGTGATGGAGAAGGAGTGGTCTGGAGACAATAAAGGGAAAACAAAGGAATTCCAGCAGCGAATTCCAAGAACTGATTCCCAAATGGATAGATCGGAGGACAGAAATTTTGACCTGATAATAAAGTAACATATAATAGATTAGGCCCAGAGATGGTTGATAACTTGATATGATACAAGCAGTAGTACAAAAGCGAAGGCATAATCAGTATTCACCAAAATCAGGGATAGGCAAGGGTTCTTGTGGAACAGCTTGCATAGATGGTTGTATCAATGTGCATGGAGGACGAGAAAATGTGTCCCTGTAGAAATAATATTCATACATGAGacccagcaaaggtgagtattatATACATAGCTTAAATAGAATCTCTATCACTGTTATATCAGAAGTTAACATTACCAAAGTAACATAAGCAGTGCATAGATATAAATTGTACTGGATTCCCATCTAATTTAAGAGAGTAAGTAAATGACTATAAACTTCATGACTTGCATAGTTTAGTCACTATAAACAGGGTACCTATCTTACCTCAGAAACAACCCAGCAACCTTTATGCAAGACAAGTTTTTTGAACTCTCCCCGTCTGAAATGCTAGCCTTTAAAAATAATGAGAAAAACAGTTGTCATCATGTCACTAGATGACTACGATACAAAAAAAATCTCTGACAAGAAAGTATAAATACTGATGTAATTAGCAAAGCATACAGTACTCGATAGATTGACAAGCTAAAAATGTACCCGTGAGAAGAACAGCGATTGCATTAGAAGTTCAAGCTGAAACTCTGTCAACGCAAATAAAATTTTAACGAGAAAGTGAGTAGATGTCTATAAATAGCATATTGGAAGTTGATTGGTTGCTAGTCCTTACCAGCATCTTTAATGCAAAGGAATATGTGATCTACAATAAAGGATACCAAGGAAGATCCTGCTGCTTCTGCATGCTGTTCAAAATAGGAGAAGGAAAAGAGAATGCAAAGAATATCAATATGTGATATGTCTGATAATCCTACTACAAAGAATGCAGTCATAAATACACGAGAGAGACAAACCTGTTGAGACTTTGGATCCAAATCTCCTCTATTTAAGCACGCAGATACCCCAGTCATGAATCGAAGAAACGCCCGTAAACCTGACAAAATGCGTTTTCAGGTGTGACTGATACAAACAAGAACTGAACGAAAAGCTAAAGCTTTATTGTCAATAACCATTTACCAGGTTCACTTAAAGCAGGACAGAGAGCTTCAGTAACATGCAGCTGAACCTCCAGGCCAAGTGGGTTGTTCTGCTCCGTTCGTTTCAGAGTTATCTGATGTTCGACAAATTTATAAGCCAAGCCAAGACAGGCAGAACTTCCAACATCAACTAACAAATTCTCAAAGTTGACAAATCATATTCCAGACACTCACATTAGCCTCCCCTGATATTCCTTCCAAAAACCTTTCGCCGCCAAAGAACATTCGCTTTGCACCATCATCATCTCGTTTGTTATCTTGACTGCTTGAAGAGTTAAATCGTGCATCGGCAAACATGTCAGGATGGGGTAAAAGATCAACTGACAGTGACCGCCATTCCAATTTCTGTGAATTTGGACAGAAAATATGGGAGATCAGAAATTGCGTTTACTATGTCCTCATTCATTATGTCCCAGTACATTAGGTAACAACACAAGAAGACATTAATTTGCTGGGATAAACTAGGAGAGTATTAAACCTTGAAAACATAAATGAATCCTGTGCTGTTGGAGAAATCCCTTGCTTCTTTCAAATTTACAGCCTGTATAAATGGTATTTCAATCAGGTGGCCGAAAACGACAATTTTACATGTTCAAGTGCAACTTTAATCTAGCAAGAATACCTGCCATTTTTCGTTTGTTGTGTACAGTACGAGATCACGAAATGTGATAGCAGCTAGCGGAGGTGACCTGAAAAGAAATTAGAAATTAAAATCGATGTCCGTGCATGTTGCATCCAGTTTACTCACGGAACAAATAATAGGGAAAAAAACAGAATATGCAATAAGTCACCAGAAAAGGCCTAAATGTCTTTCAAGACAGAAGAAAAAGGTTAACATACCATGCCATCAGCAAAAGAAGAACTGAATATGCAGACAAGTAATCAGAACATACCATGTTGCATCTCCTTGCCCGCAAGCACCTCCATGTGTTTCCAATAGCAGGTTCACGATACCTACTTGTACAGTCATGCCATCTGCAATCTAAGCCCGGTATAGCATATTAAGCCCACTTGTATTTCAGATTTTGTAAGGGCAAATTGCTTGATAAATTTGCATTCGGTCCATGGTACAGAAACAGTTGTATACAATTATAAAATTACCATTATTACTAAAACAAAAGGGGCAGACATGCACACAAAGGAAAAACCAAACCATAAAACAGAAACACAAAGCCTAGAAAGATTAAACTAAAATGAATACCATGA is a window encoding:
- the LOC123046845 gene encoding uncharacterized protein codes for the protein MESIIARALEYTLKYWLKSFTRDQFKLNGRTAELSNLDINGDALHASLGLPPSLTVERARVGKLQITLPSVSNVQVEPIVVNIDKLDLVLVEKDDSENLSGPTSNASSTASTKSTGYGYADKIADGMTVQVGIVNLLLETHGGACGQGDATWSPPLAAITFRDLVLYTTNEKWQAVNLKEARDFSNSTGFIYVFKKLEWRSLSVDLLPHPDMFADARFNSSSSQDNKRDDDGAKRMFFGGERFLEGISGEANITLKRTEQNNPLGLEVQLHVTEALCPALSEPGLRAFLRFMTGVSACLNRGDLDPKSQQHAEAAGSSLVSFIVDHIFLCIKDAEFQLELLMQSLFFSRASISDGESSKNLSCIKVAGLFLRDTFSRPPCTLIQPSMQAVPQEPLPIPDFGQNFCPPIYPFGNQFLEFAAGIPLFSLYCLQTTPSPSPPKFASKTVITCQPLMVTLQEQSCLRIASFLADGVVPNHSATVADSSINSLSFSLKEFDLSVPLDAEEIARCSGTKTACSQSSFSGARLHVEDLHFSESPSANCSLLNLDKDPACFLLWEYQPVDASQRKWVSRASHLSLSLETSSTSNGQRVVRDPSPNVLKCIELDDIRFEAAMVTADGSPLCDLPPPEGVVRIGVAFQQFISNTSVEQLFFVLGLYSYFGQVGERISKVSKGNKSGKDSEPSVDNFQKKLPSDTAVSLTMNSLQLNFLEHLSAGDIHMPLVQFGGEDLYLKVSHRTLGGAFAVTTNVMWRTVSVNCLEGESATIHENGTAMTGEHNVVVCENGHPKMRPVFWVDHRSKHHATGAQFIDINITHVMPYDMRDMECHSLNVSSKVSGVRLGGGLSYTESLLHRFGILGPDGGPGEGLLRGLKDLSSGPLGKLFTPSHVTDKEEARSEGNDSNSKFDLGVPDDLDVSVELRNWLFALEGTEEVGDWSSPRSGDPISREDKCWHTTFRNLHLSGKSSDRPNLGGAEKVLGKKAFPVERFTAGIEGLQAIKPRLRNQFVGNGKLNNSQSCSGLNNSSAIGDQGVDVEATMVIGKDDTGDAKWMMDNVKFSVKEPIEAVAKREELEHLAMICRSEADAMGRITAGILRLLKLDKSLGQGTIEQLRNLGSGGMDNIFSPGRLSRQNSFGSVSTPRTPRTPMFHTTSNAALKEALEATIASLQSDISESKARCASLTSTGDESRAEDIRQLTDKLESMQSLVTRMRTLI